The following are encoded together in the Kingella negevensis genome:
- a CDS encoding L-serine ammonia-lyase: MISVFDMFKIGIGPSSSHTVAPMKAGKQFVDDLLAQNQLAQIDHIRVDVYGSLSMTGIGHGTDSAILMGLAGYLPHDVDIDVIPDFVANVKQSRRLLVAKGAHEVCFVYAEDMVFHEDFLPLHENGMTISAFSGSLKVYAQTYYSIGGGFIVSESNFNAPTVQTTGVPFDYRSAADVLRICETEKLSIAQMAWANESALLSQPEIRAKLLGIWDTMNACIERGLSSEEAVLPGSFRVSRRAPKLYRLLQSHGTDMSDDPMLLVDWINVYALAVNEENAAGGRVVTAPTNGACGIVPAVLKYYGRFVGELSDDVVCDYLLTAGVIGALYKINASISGAEVGCQGEVGVACSMAAGALAALLGGSPERVCMAAEIGMEHNLGLTCDPVGGQVQIPCIERNAIGAVKAINAARMAMRREDSPFVDLDKVIETMYETGKDMNAKYRETSRGGLAIKVVCA; this comes from the coding sequence ATGATTAGTGTTTTTGATATGTTCAAAATCGGGATTGGCCCGTCTAGTTCGCACACGGTTGCACCGATGAAGGCGGGCAAACAGTTTGTGGACGATTTGTTGGCGCAAAACCAGTTGGCGCAAATCGACCATATTCGCGTGGACGTGTATGGTTCGCTGTCGATGACGGGGATTGGACATGGTACGGATTCGGCGATTTTGATGGGCTTGGCGGGCTATTTGCCGCATGATGTGGATATTGATGTGATTCCTGATTTTGTGGCGAATGTGAAACAGTCTAGGCGATTGCTGGTGGCAAAAGGGGCGCATGAAGTGTGTTTTGTCTATGCAGAAGACATGGTTTTCCATGAAGACTTTTTGCCGTTACATGAGAATGGCATGACGATTTCGGCGTTTTCAGGCAGCCTGAAAGTCTATGCACAAACGTATTATTCGATTGGCGGCGGTTTTATTGTGAGCGAATCAAATTTTAATGCGCCGACTGTGCAGACTACGGGCGTGCCGTTTGATTATCGTTCGGCGGCTGATGTGTTGCGCATTTGTGAAACAGAAAAGTTGAGTATCGCGCAAATGGCTTGGGCGAATGAGTCGGCATTATTATCGCAGCCTGAAATTCGGGCGAAATTGCTGGGCATTTGGGACACGATGAATGCGTGTATTGAGCGTGGTTTGTCGTCTGAAGAAGCGGTTTTACCAGGTTCATTTCGGGTGTCTCGCCGTGCGCCGAAGTTGTATCGTTTGCTGCAAAGCCATGGCACGGATATGTCTGACGACCCTATGCTGCTGGTGGATTGGATTAACGTGTATGCGTTGGCGGTGAACGAGGAAAATGCGGCTGGTGGGCGCGTGGTGACTGCGCCAACGAATGGGGCGTGTGGCATTGTGCCTGCGGTGCTGAAATATTATGGGCGTTTTGTGGGCGAGTTGTCGGATGATGTGGTGTGCGATTATTTGCTGACGGCTGGTGTGATTGGGGCGTTGTATAAGATAAATGCGTCGATTTCGGGTGCGGAAGTGGGTTGCCAAGGGGAAGTGGGCGTGGCGTGTTCGATGGCGGCTGGGGCGTTGGCGGCGTTGCTGGGCGGTTCGCCTGAACGTGTGTGTATGGCGGCGGAAATTGGTATGGAACACAATTTGGGTTTGACGTGCGACCCTGTGGGTGGACAGGTGCAAATTCCGTGCATTGAGCGCAATGCGATTGGTGCAGTGAAGGCGATTAATGCGGCACGTATGGCGATGCGGCGCGAAGACAGCCCGTTTGTGGATTTGGATAAGGTGATTGAAACGATGTATGAAACGGGTAAGGATATGAATGCGAAGTATCGGGAAACTTCGCGTGGTGGGTTGGCGATTAAGGTGGT
- a CDS encoding YgjV family protein, giving the protein MNALEIFGYVAMLIVAVSFLMKDVLKLRITNAVGDVMFVIYGLMTNTIPVALLNALVTGINVYYIIKILKERKEAK; this is encoded by the coding sequence ATGAATGCATTAGAAATTTTTGGCTACGTAGCCATGTTAATTGTAGCCGTATCATTCTTGATGAAAGACGTATTAAAACTACGCATTACCAACGCTGTGGGCGACGTGATGTTTGTGATTTACGGCTTGATGACTAATACCATTCCCGTAGCCCTGCTCAACGCATTGGTTACAGGGATTAATGTGTATTACATTATCAAAATCCTCAAAGAACGCAAAGAAGCCAAATAA
- the pseG gene encoding UDP-2,4-diacetamido-2,4,6-trideoxy-beta-L-altropyranose hydrolase, with product MKFIIRADASLQIGSGHIMRCLTLAKTLRENGHFVQFITREHVGHLADFVREQGFECVLLPKFSGSLQTENEPQFPHSAWLGTTQAQDIADCETHIRALSPDWIIADHYALSAIWQNAAKNIFGSKIMVIDDLHDRPHTADLLLDQNHAHTAQDYAHLLPETCRVLADTRYALLRDEFATFRETSLARRKTVSGSLQTQNVLINLGGVDKDNYTLSILKSLKKQNSGSLKITIVMGKTAPHINSIRQFAETAPFECQVLVNANNMAELMAQADWAIGAAGSTSWERCCLGLPTLLLVIADNQRTIAEQLQQVGAAISLHAQEIDTPKFAECVAHFRQPENLAQMSEKAARLCDELGAKRVAQHIEDLTKNADFANIRRATLDDCRQIFEWRNHVDIRKFMFNTDELIWENHAAWFAKQLGNPDFIMLIYQVNGVAQGYVSFTHQSENIWEWGFYLAPTCSRGQGSRMGRLALAWAFAELGAAKITGQVLPHNIASLKLHEKLGFFRLPEKDNVVQFELLADKFLF from the coding sequence ATGAAATTCATCATTCGCGCAGACGCCAGTTTACAAATCGGTAGCGGACACATCATGCGCTGCTTAACGCTCGCCAAAACCTTGCGCGAAAATGGGCATTTCGTGCAATTTATCACACGCGAACACGTTGGTCATTTGGCAGATTTTGTGCGCGAACAAGGCTTTGAATGCGTGTTACTGCCTAAATTTTCAGGCAGCCTGCAAACCGAAAACGAACCCCAATTTCCCCATTCCGCATGGCTCGGCACAACGCAAGCGCAAGATATTGCCGATTGCGAAACGCACATTCGCGCCTTGTCGCCCGACTGGATTATCGCCGACCATTACGCGCTTTCCGCGATTTGGCAGAACGCCGCTAAAAATATTTTTGGCAGCAAAATCATGGTGATAGACGATTTGCACGACCGCCCACACACTGCCGATTTGCTGCTTGACCAAAACCACGCCCACACCGCGCAAGATTACGCCCACTTGCTGCCTGAAACCTGCCGCGTGTTGGCTGACACACGATACGCGCTGTTGCGTGATGAATTTGCGACATTCCGCGAAACCAGTTTAGCGCGAAGAAAAACCGTTTCAGGCAGCCTGCAAACGCAAAATGTGTTAATCAATTTAGGCGGCGTAGACAAAGACAATTACACGCTATCTATATTGAAATCATTGAAAAAACAAAATTCAGGCAGCCTGAAAATTACCATAGTTATGGGCAAAACCGCGCCCCACATCAACAGCATTCGCCAATTCGCCGAAACCGCACCGTTTGAGTGCCAAGTGCTTGTAAACGCAAACAATATGGCGGAACTGATGGCGCAAGCCGATTGGGCGATTGGCGCGGCTGGCAGCACATCTTGGGAGCGTTGCTGTTTGGGTTTGCCGACTTTGCTGCTGGTTATTGCCGACAATCAACGCACGATTGCGGAGCAATTACAACAAGTTGGCGCGGCGATTTCGCTACATGCGCAGGAAATTGATACGCCGAAATTTGCCGAATGCGTGGCGCATTTCAGGCAGCCTGAAAATTTGGCGCAAATGTCGGAAAAGGCCGCGCGTTTGTGTGATGAGCTTGGTGCGAAACGTGTCGCGCAACACATTGAAGATTTAACGAAAAACGCGGATTTCGCCAACATTCGCCGCGCCACATTGGACGATTGCCGCCAAATTTTTGAATGGCGCAATCATGTTGATATTCGGAAATTTATGTTTAACACCGATGAATTGATTTGGGAAAATCACGCGGCTTGGTTTGCGAAACAGTTGGGCAATCCTGACTTTATCATGTTGATTTATCAAGTGAATGGTGTCGCGCAAGGTTATGTGAGTTTTACGCACCAATCAGAAAATATTTGGGAATGGGGTTTCTATCTCGCGCCAACGTGTTCGCGTGGACAAGGTTCACGCATGGGGCGGCTGGCTTTGGCGTGGGCGTTTGCGGAATTGGGCGCAGCAAAAATTACCGGGCAAGTTTTACCGCACAATATCGCTAGTTTGAAATTGCATGAAAAGCTGGGATTTTTCAGGCTGCCTGAAAAAGATAATGTGGTGCAATTTGAATTACTGGCGGATAAGTTTTTGTTTTAA